ATATTTATACTGAGGAGTACCTGAGAAAGCTGGGTCTAAATGAAAGGCAGATCAGAGCGGTACTCTATGTGAAGGAGAAGGGGAGGATAGGGAATAAGGAATATCAGGAGCTGTTTGGAGTGTCTGAGGCCACTGCCACTAGAGATTTAAAAGAACTGGTCAAAAGAGGGATATTTGAAAAGATCGGAGTGACTGGAAAGGGTACTTATTACAAATTAAAGCCATCAAAGCCATCATAATACCATCACAAAGCCATCATAATTACGGGTGAAACTCATGAGCGAGGCGAGTCAGGCTCTGCAGAGGATTGCCAGAGGAACGGGAATCCTCTTTGCCGGGACGGTTATCTCGATGTTCTTCGGCTTTTTGAGCAGGGCAATCATAGCAAGGGAATTTTCGAGGGAGGAATACGGGGTTTTTAATCTGGCCCTAACAGTCCTCAGTATAGCTCTCGTTGTTGCTACCCTGGGCTTCCAGAACGCCCTACCGAGAGAGATCGCGTTTTACCGGGAGAGGAAGCCATCAAAAGTCACCACCCTGATTTCAACCGCTATAACGCTTTCAATATTAACGGGGCTGGCAACAGCGGTCCTGGTATTTGCCTCCGCAGATAAAGTTGCCCTGCTCCTCCAGGATGAGCGTCTCTCCTATGCCATCAGGATAGGCGTGCTCGCCCTCCCCTTCTGGGCGCTAACCGCCGTGATGATATCGGTATCGAGGGGCTTCGGAAGGGTGAGGGAGCAGGTGTATTTTCAGAACGTGGTATACCCCGCAGTCTTTCTCATCATTATAACGGGGGTTGCAGTATCTGATAGCGGTTTTCAGACTGTGTTCACCGCGTACGTGCTCTCCTGGGCAGCAACCTTCGCCCTGCTGATAGCGGACATCAGGAAAACCGGCCTCATCGAATTTAGACCCGGGATTGATCCCCGTATCGGGAGGGAGATTGTAGTATTCTCCCTGCCCCTCCTCTTCTCGGGCATACTGGCCTTCGTCATGAACTGGACGGACACTCTGATGCTGGGGTACTACTGGGGGTCAGACACCGTGGGGCTTTACAACGCCGCCGCCCCACTCGCAAGGCTCATCCCCATCTTCCTGAACTCCGCGGGCTTCCTCTACGCCCCCCTCGTGGCCGGGTTCTGGGCCCTTGGAAAGCTGTCCGAGATGAAGAGGGTGTACCAGATACTGACCAAGTGGATATTCCTGCTCACGCTCCCCATATTTTCACTCCTGTTCCTATTTCCAGAACCTGCGATAGCGTTCTTCTTCGGCCAGAAGTACGTTCAGGCGGCCCCGGCCCTCCAGATACTCTCCCTGGGCTTCATGTTCCACACATTCCTCGGTCTGAACGGCATGAGCCTGGTGGTCATCGGTGAGCCCAACCTCAACATGGTGGGGAACGTCTTTGCGGCGGGCTTCAACATCCTCCTGAACGTCCTTCTGATACCTGCCTATGGCATAGAGGGAG
This window of the Thermococcus thermotolerans genome carries:
- a CDS encoding flippase encodes the protein MSEASQALQRIARGTGILFAGTVISMFFGFLSRAIIAREFSREEYGVFNLALTVLSIALVVATLGFQNALPREIAFYRERKPSKVTTLISTAITLSILTGLATAVLVFASADKVALLLQDERLSYAIRIGVLALPFWALTAVMISVSRGFGRVREQVYFQNVVYPAVFLIIITGVAVSDSGFQTVFTAYVLSWAATFALLIADIRKTGLIEFRPGIDPRIGREIVVFSLPLLFSGILAFVMNWTDTLMLGYYWGSDTVGLYNAAAPLARLIPIFLNSAGFLYAPLVAGFWALGKLSEMKRVYQILTKWIFLLTLPIFSLLFLFPEPAIAFFFGQKYVQAAPALQILSLGFMFHTFLGLNGMSLVVIGEPNLNMVGNVFAAGFNILLNVLLIPAYGIEGAAVATAVSYFVANVFRSVWLYRKTGIHPFSQNYLKPLGIGLILLGTLKVIPLKVSSIWYAVPVLAVFLAVYFLLVLLSGSVDREDVELFLAIEKKLGIDLKWVKKVLGRFVH